One window of Gloeothece citriformis PCC 7424 genomic DNA carries:
- a CDS encoding phage tail protein gives MNIPLQIQLTSLTLAKTLPQPVKRQEPLSQSRIFSEEIEVKEDYRSLPYEIVVYPGEIAEVAIQVENLTPHFIVFHSKLEGEYPKQWYKIVRTDDKFFPFVLLGLTLGKLYRFLLIGLAINPDFILLYPREKIDLIIQWKIPKIFFESQEYIWENQQLKLDYSGKVINLYQLSLSHYPALWLFFLILLQNRICSLTFLFIKKFITPQTKELSLNLYVRPDSHYLSFLPEIYRQIDFMGRFLNIFEQTFEPDVNILDTLWGYFNPMLTSESFLPFLSHWVGWKLTPALSLAQQRSLVRRAIELYKLRGTLHGLRLYLHLYTGLPLDEMLPESEKHISIQECFGERFTIGRTQIGHQALIGGGQHYHFKVRLISFANQYIDENLIRQIIEQEKPAFCTYELTLINS, from the coding sequence ATGAATATTCCTCTACAAATTCAATTAACTTCATTAACCTTAGCTAAAACTTTGCCACAACCTGTTAAAAGGCAAGAACCCCTCAGTCAATCTCGGATTTTTTCAGAAGAAATAGAAGTCAAGGAAGATTATCGTTCTTTACCATATGAAATAGTAGTTTATCCCGGAGAAATTGCCGAAGTAGCTATTCAAGTAGAAAATTTAACTCCTCATTTTATAGTTTTTCATTCAAAATTAGAGGGCGAATATCCTAAACAATGGTATAAAATAGTCAGAACTGATGATAAATTCTTTCCTTTTGTTTTATTAGGTTTAACTCTAGGCAAACTCTATAGATTTTTGTTGATTGGATTAGCTATAAATCCGGATTTTATTTTACTTTACCCTAGAGAAAAAATTGATCTTATAATCCAATGGAAAATCCCTAAGATTTTTTTTGAATCTCAAGAGTATATCTGGGAAAATCAACAATTGAAACTAGATTACTCAGGAAAAGTTATAAATTTATATCAGCTATCTTTATCTCATTATCCTGCTTTATGGTTATTTTTTTTAATTTTACTTCAAAATCGAATATGTTCTCTCACATTTTTATTCATCAAAAAATTTATTACTCCTCAGACTAAAGAATTATCTTTAAATCTTTATGTGCGTCCCGATAGTCATTATTTAAGTTTTCTTCCAGAAATATATAGACAAATTGATTTTATGGGACGTTTTCTTAATATTTTTGAACAAACCTTTGAACCAGATGTCAATATTTTAGATACCCTCTGGGGATACTTTAACCCGATGCTTACCAGCGAATCATTTCTACCATTCCTATCTCATTGGGTGGGGTGGAAATTAACCCCTGCCTTAAGTCTTGCTCAACAGCGCTCTTTAGTCCGTCGAGCTATAGAATTATATAAATTGCGAGGAACACTACATGGATTACGATTGTATCTACATCTTTACACAGGATTACCCTTGGATGAAATGTTACCCGAATCTGAAAAACACATTAGTATTCAAGAATGTTTTGGAGAACGATTTACAATTGGTCGAACTCAAATAGGTCATCAAGCACTAATAGGAGGAGGACAACATTATCATTTTAAAGTGAGATTAATTTCTTTTGCTAATCAATATATTGATGAAAATTTGATTCGTCAAATTATTGAACAAGAAAAACCAGCTTTTTGTACCTACGAACTAACTCTTATAAATTCTTAA
- a CDS encoding sensor histidine kinase, whose product MTKNLNNPKSKFISFRWRILFLILTPLLLAIISTQLILWLVLQQSNNQQKKEFFENRREKIENYLKDAQEEGEKIISINRSAVSSQDINVQNLLIMERYFWYQMKYVSKIYQVYYSNEKGDWVAIKRDKTKYKSEKLFSEYRGEDTQGKFKEYELTENGQKKLPFKIIREGFNPHERPWYREAKQKKKFGWIKPYKFKESQNLGITLYQAVINPKNNQFEGVIGIDFNFSYLTEYLNDINVTSQEGKFFIIDCSSERSSFNIIAQSGQENKKDHSQFISSIQGKINEYCQKDNPKSTSFINQNNTVYMVSLNNIIALDDYSWLLIINLPNNYFMQEATGLMLSILLSGIFLSLIAVILALFASRKVSEPVTAITDAAAAIESENFQSLSLDKLQKIAQKNDELGGLAKVFLKMIKTIYQREESLKKQLENLENSHSDQSQFSLFADHEYIEQLIKKAQSLRHDNPKN is encoded by the coding sequence ATGACTAAAAATCTTAATAATCCTAAATCTAAATTTATTTCTTTTCGCTGGAGAATCTTGTTTTTGATTCTCACACCGCTTTTACTAGCTATTATTTCTACGCAATTAATTTTATGGCTTGTTTTACAACAAAGTAATAATCAGCAAAAAAAAGAGTTTTTTGAGAATAGGAGAGAGAAAATTGAAAATTATTTAAAAGATGCTCAAGAAGAGGGAGAAAAAATTATATCTATTAATAGATCTGCTGTGTCAAGCCAGGATATTAATGTTCAGAACTTATTAATTATGGAGAGATATTTTTGGTATCAAATGAAATATGTTTCTAAAATTTATCAGGTCTATTATTCTAATGAAAAAGGAGACTGGGTTGCTATTAAACGAGATAAAACTAAATATAAATCTGAAAAGTTGTTTAGTGAATATAGAGGGGAAGACACCCAGGGAAAATTTAAAGAGTATGAATTGACGGAAAATGGACAAAAAAAATTGCCATTTAAAATTATACGAGAAGGGTTTAACCCTCATGAAAGACCTTGGTATAGAGAAGCCAAACAAAAGAAAAAATTTGGTTGGATTAAACCCTATAAATTTAAGGAAAGCCAAAATTTAGGAATAACATTATATCAGGCAGTTATTAATCCTAAAAATAACCAATTTGAGGGAGTAATCGGTATTGATTTTAATTTTTCTTATTTGACCGAATATTTAAACGATATTAATGTCACTTCGCAAGAGGGAAAGTTTTTTATTATTGATTGTTCTAGTGAGCGGTCTTCTTTTAATATTATTGCTCAATCTGGTCAAGAAAATAAGAAAGATCATTCTCAATTTATTTCCTCTATTCAAGGAAAAATCAATGAATATTGTCAAAAAGACAATCCCAAATCAACTAGTTTTATTAACCAAAATAACACGGTTTATATGGTTTCTTTAAACAATATAATTGCTCTTGATGATTATTCTTGGCTTTTAATTATAAATTTACCCAACAACTATTTTATGCAAGAAGCAACAGGATTAATGCTATCTATTTTATTAAGTGGAATTTTCTTAAGTTTAATAGCAGTAATTTTAGCTTTGTTTGCTTCTCGTAAAGTGAGTGAACCAGTTACAGCAATTACAGATGCGGCGGCAGCCATTGAATCAGAAAACTTTCAAAGTTTGAGTCTAGATAAGTTGCAAAAAATAGCTCAAAAGAATGATGAATTAGGGGGTTTAGCTAAAGTATTTCTTAAAATGATAAAAACTATATATCAACGAGAAGAATCTTTGAAAAAGCAACTCGAAAACCTTGAAAATAGCCATAGTGATCAGTCTCAATTTTCTCTGTTTGCTGACCATGAATATATTGAGCAGTTAATAAAAAAAGCTCAAAGTCTTCGTCATGATAACCCGAAAAATTAA
- a CDS encoding WD40 repeat domain-containing protein, with protein MVTKLINVQLSSNHLLFQPGKGTVSFEVSVTNLSEIFASFQMTLQAAGISQIDTIDWYKLEPDISSKTPPGGTAKFCVTLQKNPLPGFVGEMDILIRVFSVELANSEHRDFLHLTLEPGLETIPLTLKLLDKKLQGYPGQTLNIAAEIHQEGIRPINLIITLIGLNQDWLIEGETQRLLLSHKTSKKVNFVCKIPLSNEVISQIYPFIIKVVSEKNYTFETQGFLEVLPSGKVIFEVDPSSGTIPSKWKWLPHFKVFPAIYNLKFHNHSNLRQRMGASLVNSDSFPEKWQIINPQLPQVTLFIFTLFLNLWKADPVTACLFFREYFYVIVNPNETRELALKIQARRPWFGQVKTLFFTVSGTLIDLPKNNSSLPQIDLENSRQLVTLAVYPKISLWFGGFISLVLLWVYWWQSCFNPQSPFCGHQLSVNSVQFNGRGLSAVSGSDDQSIIEWNINGFGWENFFVHPIFYPIIRTGEPEENSQKAVRVVRYQPSENRLIAAGLENGEIEIWDLLNNRQCPQMRLTPNLANRVLDIAFSPYSQFFYSSYGSGQVLQWKYTPSLLDAETCNPPLTNLIKPVQERTFNFAIYSLLLVGENYNLLALGGQYNTLCLTQSNLTNNRCAIVGKRDGNEQDYLQSITTAEAQPYLLATADNQGQIKIWDLRQKNCLNNLPNCQDINPIDQWRHNNSLSSPIYSIALSEKGRYLVSGGQDGQVLLWILNSNGTRTCPEPIPIYKSKKSINSVDIIVIEQKIYILSGGDETKVRLDVKNLSKLKCINSANSNQEK; from the coding sequence ATGGTCACTAAACTGATAAATGTTCAATTATCTTCTAATCATTTGTTATTTCAACCTGGAAAAGGAACTGTTAGCTTTGAAGTTTCTGTCACTAACTTGAGTGAGATATTTGCGAGTTTTCAGATGACTTTGCAAGCGGCAGGAATTAGTCAAATAGATACGATAGACTGGTATAAACTTGAACCTGATATTAGTAGTAAAACACCTCCGGGAGGGACGGCGAAATTTTGTGTTACCCTTCAAAAAAATCCACTTCCAGGTTTTGTGGGAGAGATGGATATTTTAATTCGAGTATTTTCTGTTGAATTAGCCAACAGCGAACATCGAGACTTCTTACACTTAACTCTTGAACCTGGGCTTGAAACTATCCCTTTAACTCTCAAACTACTAGATAAAAAATTACAAGGTTACCCAGGTCAAACCCTTAATATTGCTGCCGAAATTCATCAGGAAGGTATTAGACCAATAAACCTTATTATAACCTTAATTGGTTTAAATCAAGATTGGTTAATTGAGGGGGAAACCCAAAGATTATTATTATCCCATAAAACCAGCAAAAAAGTTAATTTTGTTTGTAAAATTCCGTTATCAAATGAAGTTATTAGCCAAATTTATCCTTTTATTATTAAGGTAGTATCTGAAAAAAATTATACTTTTGAAACTCAAGGATTTCTGGAAGTTCTTCCTTCGGGTAAAGTTATATTTGAGGTTGACCCATCCTCTGGAACAATTCCTTCAAAATGGAAATGGCTTCCTCATTTCAAAGTTTTTCCAGCCATTTATAATCTTAAATTTCATAATCATAGCAATTTAAGACAACGGATGGGAGCAAGTTTAGTTAACTCTGATAGCTTTCCTGAAAAATGGCAGATAATTAACCCCCAGTTGCCACAAGTTACCTTATTCATTTTCACACTTTTTTTAAACCTATGGAAAGCAGACCCAGTAACAGCTTGTCTCTTTTTTAGAGAATATTTTTATGTAATAGTCAATCCCAACGAAACCCGAGAGTTAGCCTTAAAAATTCAGGCTAGACGACCTTGGTTTGGTCAAGTTAAAACCCTATTTTTTACCGTATCGGGTACTCTGATAGATCTTCCAAAAAACAACTCTAGTCTACCCCAAATTGACCTAGAAAACAGCAGACAATTAGTCACATTAGCCGTTTATCCGAAAATTTCTCTATGGTTCGGTGGTTTTATTAGTTTAGTGTTATTATGGGTTTATTGGTGGCAATCTTGTTTTAATCCTCAGAGTCCTTTTTGTGGTCATCAACTCTCGGTTAATTCTGTTCAGTTTAATGGACGAGGATTAAGTGCCGTAAGTGGCTCAGATGACCAAAGTATTATTGAATGGAATATAAATGGTTTCGGCTGGGAAAACTTCTTTGTTCATCCGATTTTTTATCCCATTATTAGGACGGGAGAACCTGAAGAAAATTCACAAAAAGCCGTTAGGGTCGTTCGTTATCAACCTTCTGAAAATCGTCTTATTGCGGCGGGATTAGAAAATGGGGAAATTGAGATCTGGGACTTATTAAATAATCGTCAATGTCCTCAAATGCGTTTAACCCCAAATTTAGCGAACCGAGTCCTTGATATCGCATTTTCTCCCTATTCTCAGTTTTTCTATAGTAGTTATGGCAGTGGTCAAGTTTTACAGTGGAAATACACTCCCTCATTGCTCGATGCTGAAACCTGTAACCCTCCCCTGACAAACTTAATTAAACCAGTCCAAGAACGAACTTTCAATTTTGCCATTTATAGTCTATTATTAGTGGGAGAAAATTATAATTTATTGGCACTAGGAGGACAATATAACACTTTATGTCTTACTCAAAGCAATTTAACTAACAACCGGTGCGCGATTGTCGGTAAACGAGACGGGAATGAGCAAGATTACCTACAAAGTATCACAACAGCAGAAGCCCAGCCTTACCTATTGGCAACAGCCGATAATCAAGGACAAATTAAAATCTGGGATTTAAGGCAAAAAAATTGCCTTAATAATCTGCCAAACTGCCAAGATATTAACCCAATTGATCAATGGCGACACAATAATTCTCTTTCTTCTCCTATTTATTCGATTGCTTTAAGCGAAAAAGGACGTTATCTAGTCAGTGGAGGGCAAGATGGCCAAGTATTGCTATGGATTTTAAATTCTAATGGAACTAGAACTTGTCCAGAACCCATTCCAATTTATAAATCGAAAAAATCTATTAATTCAGTTGATATTATAGTTATTGAACAGAAAATTTATATTTTGAGTGGCGGCGATGAAACGAAAGTAAGATTAGATGTTAAAAACTTATCCAAATTAAAATGTATTAATTCTGCCAACTCTAATCAAGAGAAATAA